The Myxococcales bacterium genome includes a region encoding these proteins:
- a CDS encoding alpha/beta hydrolase, which translates to MSDLSSKDIVTLASESFCEQGRPLVMLHGFSQNRHVWRSIAETISRRLLRPISIDLRGHGDSGWSPERRYQLDDYARDLPTALDAIGLDRVILVAHSLGGHAATLFAAQHPERVEGLVLVDTGPNLSIAALTQIANDTESALDSFESVEGYRRWLGAQLPWADPDALADFAPRCIVRRLDGRFELKLDPGILNPSAGAGDWQAMEQQLEDALRQIRCPTLLVRGGLSAVLPEPVAKHICETLLRNGQLHTLERAGHAVMLEDGPQLCRVIESFAETL; encoded by the coding sequence TTGAGTGATCTATCGAGTAAAGACATCGTAACCCTGGCTAGCGAATCGTTTTGCGAGCAAGGCCGCCCGCTGGTCATGCTTCACGGCTTTTCGCAGAATCGACACGTCTGGCGCTCGATCGCAGAAACCATCTCTCGTCGCTTGCTGCGCCCCATCTCGATCGATCTGCGCGGACATGGAGACTCGGGTTGGTCCCCCGAACGTCGCTACCAGCTCGACGACTACGCGCGTGATTTGCCCACTGCACTCGATGCGATCGGCCTGGATCGCGTCATCCTCGTAGCTCATTCCCTCGGCGGGCACGCCGCGACGCTGTTTGCCGCCCAACATCCCGAGCGCGTCGAGGGTCTGGTGTTGGTCGATACGGGGCCAAACCTTTCGATCGCCGCCCTGACCCAGATCGCCAATGACACCGAGAGCGCTCTCGACAGTTTCGAAAGTGTCGAGGGCTACCGCCGGTGGCTCGGCGCACAACTTCCCTGGGCAGATCCCGATGCGCTCGCAGATTTTGCCCCGCGATGCATCGTCCGCCGGCTCGACGGGCGCTTCGAACTCAAACTCGATCCCGGCATATTGAATCCAAGCGCGGGCGCCGGCGACTGGCAAGCGATGGAACAGCAACTCGAAGACGCACTTCGCCAGATCCGCTGTCCGACACTGCTCGTGCGCGGAGGACTCTCTGCAGTACTTCCTGAACCGGTCGCCAAGCACATCTGCGAAACGCTCTTGCGCAACGGGCAGCTCCACACCCTCGAACGGGCGGGCCATGCGGTCATGCTCGAAGACGGTCCGCAACTCTGTCGGGTGATCGAGAGTTTCGCGGAAACGCTCTGA